Genomic segment of Clostridium sp. Marseille-P299:
ATTAGAAATAAATAAATTATTCAAATTAAAAAATTGAATCGAATATCAAAAAACTTACCAATGAATAATGATGTACAAATATTCAGAGCGAATCTATGGAGAATTTTAGTATATCTTAGTCAAATGTGAAAAAACTAGTGATGATTCGCCATGGACGGCGAATCAAGATGCCACTGAGCCAGGATGGCGAATTGGTATCGGTCACGAACACTAAGAAAAACTCTCCATTCGACTTAGATATACTTAAATTCGGAATCGAGTAGCGGCGAATATTTGTACAGCATGATTCATTCCAAAGCGTAAACTTTGACACTCAAAACATGTAAAATAGTACTCCCAAAAGTTTAATATGGAGAGTAGGAGGAAAGTATGGCAGATAAAAGAGATTACTATGAGGTCCTTGGAGTTCCAAAAAGTGCCTCAGATGATGATATTAAAAAAGCATACCGTAAGCTCGCTAAAAAATATCACCCAGATGCAAATCCAGGAGATAAAGAAGCAGAAGCAAAATTTAAAGAAGCTTCCGAAGCATATGCAGTGTTAAGTGATGCGGATAAGAAGAGACAATACGATCAATTCGGTCACGCAGCATTTGAACAAGGCGGCGGCGCAGGCGGATTTGATTTCTCAGGAGATATGGGAGATATCTTTGGAGATATCTTTGGCGATTTATTCGGCGGTGGAAGAACAAGACGTGCGAATAATGGTCCTATGAAAGGTGCTAACCTTCGTACAGGAGTTCGTATTACTTTTGAAGAAGCAGTATTTGGCTGCGAAAAAGAACTAGATTTAACATTAAAAGATGAGTGTAATACATGTCATGGAACAGGTGCAAAACCAGGAAGCCATCCAGAAACTTGTAGCAAGTGTGGTGGTAAAGGTCAAGTTGTATTTACACAACAATCTTTATTTGGTATGGTTAGAAACGTACAAACTTGTCCAGACTGTCAAGGTACTGGTAAGATCATAAAAGAGAAGTGTTCCGACTGTTATGGTACTGGATATGTAAGCAATCGAAAGAAAATTCAAGTATCCATTCCAGCAGGTATTGATAATGGTCAAAGCATTCGTATTCGTGGTAAAGGAGAACCTGGTACTAACGGAGGCGAACGTGGTGACTTATTAGTAGAAGTAAGTGTATCAAGACACCCAATCTTCCAAAGACAAGAATATGATATTTATTCAACTGCTCCAATGTCATTTGCTCAGGCTGCATTAGGTGGCGATGTTAAAATTAGTACAGTAGACGGTGACGTTTTATATGAAGTAAAACCAGGAACTCAAACAGATACTAAGGTTCGCTTACGTGGTAAAGGTGTTCCAACGCTACGTAATAAAAATGTACGTGGTGACCATTATGTAACATTAGTGGTACAGGTACCTACTAAGTTAACAAGTGAACAAAAAGACTTAATTAAGAAATTGGATGAATCCTTTACAGGAAAGAAAGATTCCGATAAAAAGCATGATGAGAACGAAGAAGGAAAGAAGAAAAAATTCTTCGGAAAATGAGCAAAAAATTTGAAAGGTACGGGTAAAACATGAAGTGGAAAAAACTTACGCTTGAAACAACCACCGAGGCAGTCGATCTTGTCAGCAGTATGCTAGATGAAATCGGTATTCAAGGAATAGAGATAGAAGACAAGGTACCGATTACTGAGGAAGAAAAGCAACGTATGTTTATTGATATTCTACCAGAGCTTGGACCAGATGATGGTGTTGCCAATGTAAACTTTTATCTTGATGTAGAAGAAGATGAGAACGAAATCATTTTAAAGGTAAAAGAAGGTTTAGAAGAATTATCTGCCTTTGTTAACATTGGTTCTGGTGAAATTAAAGCTTCAGAAACAGAAGATAAAGACTGGATGAATAACTGGAAAGAATTCTTCAAGCCTTTCCGTGTAGATGATACAATTGTGATCAAACCTACATGGGAGACACTTTCTGAAGTAAAAGATACTGATTTAGTGATTGAAATAGATCCAGGAACTGCATTTGGTACTGGTTCACATGAAACAACGAAACTTTGTATTTTAAATATGAAGAAATATATGAAGCCAGGAGATAACCTATTAGACCTTGGCTGTGGCTCTGGTATTTTATCAATCATTGGTATGAAACTTGGAGCTAAACTTGCAGTGGCAACAGATATCGATGAAAATGCAGTCAATGCTTCGGTAGAGAATGCAGAAGTAAATCACTTAAACGTTAAGAGATTAGAAGAATCAGATACGGTTCTAAGAAATGAAGGTTTACTCGAACTTTTAGATGGTAATGTCATTGATGATGCGAACTTAAGAAAGAACATCGGGCAAAACTGTTATGATGTTGTAGTATCTAACATTCTTGCAGATGTAATCATTCCTCTTTCCGATGTTGTAGCTGAATTCATGAAGCCAGATGGGGTATGGATTAGCTCTGGTATCATTGATATGAAGGAAGAAGAAGTTAAGCAAGCCCTTGATAAAAATGGCTTTGATATAGTAGAAGTTACTAAAATGGGTGACTGGGTATCTATTGTAGCAAAGGTTAGAAAATAGAATTAATTATATAAGAGACTGTCTCAAAATAGATCTATTTTATGCGTGTAAAATACTATTTTGAGGCAGCCTCTTTTTTGTTTATATATGATTGTATTTAGTAAATAAATGCACCAAATTGATTTTATATTTCATGCTGTTACAATTAACGAATGAACTATATTGCTCTGGATTTGATTTTGTTACACTTGAAGAATGCTTCACATTAATCTATTCTGTGATTTTGTCACAGATAACCAACTTCATATTTGTTACTATAAAGAAAAACAATGTGGAGGTACTTATGACAGTACAAAAAAGGAAAAGATACGCAACTGTAAATATAAAACAATGCGTAGCATGTGGAAGTTGTATTAAAGTTTGTCCAAGAAACGCAATCACGGTTCCAAAAGGAATTTATGCGGACATTGATACGAGTAAGTGCATTGGTTGTGGGTTATGTGCTAAGGCATGTCCAGCTTCGGTAATCAGTATTATTACAACATCGGTGGAAAGCGAGGAAGCGCATGAAAACTAAGAAGAAATGGTATGACTATTTATGGATTTTGTCTACGATTTATTTGATTTTAGGCTTTGTAAATATCCTTTTTGCGTGGATTGGACTCATTTGCTTTTTTGTACCACTAGGTATTTCAATTGTAAAAGGTAACAAATCCTATTGCAACAAATACTGCGGAAGAGGGCAGTTATTTGATCTACTTGGGAACAAATTAAAGCTATCAAGAAAAAAAGATATTCCAGGCTTTTTAAAGAGTCACTGGTTTCGTTATGGATTCTTGATTTTCTTCCTTACTATGTTTATCAATATGCTGTTTACTACCTATTTGGTTTTCGCAGGGCAAAACGGGGTGAGCGAAGTCGTAAAATTATTGTGGACCTTTAAAATGCCATGGCATTTTGCTTATCATGGAACAGTCTTTGCTCCTTGGGTGGCGCAATTTGCGTTTGGATTTTATAGTGTTATGTTAACCTCTACCGTATTAGGTCTGATTACTATGTTCTTATATAAACCTCGTTCCTGGTGTGTTTATTGCCCGATGGGAACGATGACACAGGGGATTTGTAAACTAAAGAACAGATAAGTTTCGGCTTGGGAAAGCAGGATAGTTTTATGAAAACTTGCAGTTAGTTGTTTTTATTGTGATAGCTACTTGAAAATGTTATAATTCAAACAGAATTGCGCTTCGTATGAAATTCATGTGTTACAACAGGGATTTCAGAGGTATTACTAGAAAGGAGCAAACGCAGTGAAACGGAAAGCTATCATAGTAGCAGGAATTGCTGGAGCACTAGGAATGTGGTTTCATCATCGTGATAAGAAATATCCCTTGGCAAAAGGTTATTATCTTTTAAATAAGTTCAGTATACCAGGAAAATTATTAACACTATCCAACACCAAATTGGCTAATAAAATATTATCGAAAGGTGGGTTACCAAAAACACCGAAGGATATTCATAGAGAGATACACTATATTAGTACCGAAGGCGAAGAAAAGATACCTTTATGCATTTATAAACCAAAAGATATGAATGAGAACATGCCTTGCCTTATTTATTTTCATGGCGGTGGCTTTCTTCTCAAAGATGCGGGATATATTTATAGGCATGTTTGTGAATATGCTAGAAAAGCAAAATGTATGGTGGTATTTGTCCATTATAGAACCTCTGATGAATACCCATTTCCAATTCCTTTTGATGATTGTTGTAGTGCCATTCAGTATGTATGGAAACACGCGAAACAGCTTGGGGTGAATAACAAAAAAATTGCATTAGGTGGAGATAGTGCAGGTGGTGCCTTAACAGGGGCATGTACCTTATGGTGTAGAGACGAAACTGACATACAGATATGCTATCAAATGCTTATTTATCCAGTAACTGACTCACGTATGGAAACTGAAACGATGAAAAGGTATGTAGATAGTCCGCTATGGAACGCTTCTTTATCAAAAAAAATGTGGGATTTATACTTAAGAAACGGTGTTACTAAGAAGAAAGAGTATGCAAGTCCAATGCTTGCAGAAGATTTTTCGAGGTTACCACCTGCCTACATAGAGACTTCTCAATTTGATTCTCTTCATGATGAGGGTGTGGCTTATGCAAAATCTTTAATGGGAGCAGGAGTAAAAGTTCAGCTAGAAGATGTAAAAGGTGTTTTCCATGGTTATGATGTATTCTTGAATACTGATATAACAAAGAAGATGATTGAGAAACGTTCTCAAGCTCTTCATGCCGCCTTCTATGAGAAAAGTGAGGATGGGAGAGTTAACGATTGATTTATGTATGAATTATAATAATTACATATAGCCATTTAAAAAACTTAATATTCATTTATGATAAGCAGTTAGTCTATATGATTGACTGCTTTTTATTGTGTTATATCTAAATATGCATTTATATACCAGCTTGATGGTATTCTATATGACATAAACTTTTTTCGGTTCATTACATGAAATTGCTTTAACGATACAATTACTCGATAAAAAGCTATAGTCAAAATACATTTAAGGTGTTATAATCAATGATTGAGATTAAAAATGATTCGTCGGAATAAAATAATGCTATGAGAGAAAGGATTCCGTCTATGTATCGATTTTATGTAGAAAATGAGAATATAAAAGAAAAAGAAATTCTTATCACAGGTAGTGATGTGAATCATATAAAAAATGTACTACGTATGCGTATCGGAGAGAAGCTAGTAATTTGTAATGGACAAGGAAAAGATTTTTATTGTATAATAGCTGATATGTCTTCTGATTGTATACGTGTTGAGATACAAGGTGAAGAAGAGACTGCATCGGAACTTAAGACAAAATTGTATTTATTTCAAGGACTACCAAAAAAGGACAAGATGGAATTAATCATCCAAAAAGCAGTAGAACTTGGCGTATATGAAATTATCCCGGTGATAACGAAGAGAACCATCGTTAAAATAGAAGATAAGAAAAAAGAGCAAAAGAAGATGGAACGTTGGCAATCCATCTCTTTAAGTGCGGCAAAACAGTCGATGCGTGGATTAATCCCAACGATAAAAGAGCCAATGAGCTATAAAGAAGCCTTAAAATATGCAAAGAGCTTAGACGCTTCCGTCATTCCATTTGAACATGCAGAGGGGATGGAGGCGACAAAAAGTCTCATAAAGCAAATGAAAGGCAAACAATCGGTTGGTATTTTCATTGGTCCTGAAGGTGGATTTGAAGATGAAGAGATAGAAAATGCTATTTCAGAAGGAATCGCACCTATTACGCTTGGAAAGCGTATTCTTCGCACGGAAACAGCAGGACTTGCGATATTGTCTATCCTTATGTATGAACTTGAGGAAGATAATTAACTTAAACCTCGCAGTTTCAAAGCCTAAACGATACTTGATAAATTCAGTCGATAAAGTATATTAATTACCAAGATTAAAACTTTTACATCGACGTGACTATGACGAATTTGTGAAGCTAGTTATGGTTTAAAACTTTGATTTAGATATAAAAAGTTCACTGTTTGACAAACAAAGTGAGGAGTTTGAACTTTTTATATCTGCTTTTGTCAGAGTTATAAACCATTAGTAGCTTCCAAATAAGGAATCGGAACAGAGATGAAAAAATTTAATCATGGTAATATTGAAAATCTAAATTCTGAATTTATCAAGTATTCATAACGAATACTACGAAGAACACAAGCATCACAAATAACCAGAAACATTGGTTGAAATGAAAGGTACGGTAATAGAATGGAAGCTTATTTAGATAATGCGGCTACTACAAAAGTATCTAGTTCTGTAAAAGACATTATGGTAGAAGCATTAGAAATAAATTATGGAAATCCATCTTCTATGCATCGTAAAGGCATAGAAGCTGAAAACTATATAAAAGAAGCAAAAGATATAATTGCAAAAACAATTAAAGTTGACCCAAAAGAAATTATATTTACATCTGGTGGAACAGAGTCCAATAACTTTGCTTTAATTGGAGCTGCACTAGCAAATGCAAGAGCCGGGAAGCATATTATTACCACAAGATTTGAACATCCATCGGTTCATAATCCTTTATTAGCACTAGAGGATATGGGATTTCGCATTAGTTTTATTCCTGTTGATCACAATGGTTTAATCGATATGGAATACTTATTAAATGAAATTTGTGATGAGACAATTATTGTCTCTATTATGTATGTAAATAATGAAGTGGGTGCAATCCAAGACATTGCTTCAATTGCAAAGCAAATTAAAAATAAAAAATCGGATATCATATTCCATGTAGATGCAATTCAGGGATTTGGTAAATTTAAAATATATCCAAAACGTGAAAACATTGATATGATGTCAGTAAGTGGCCATAAAATTCATGGACCTAAGGGAAGTGGATTTTTATATATCAAAGACAAATTAAAAATCAAGCCAATTATTCATGGTGGTGGACAACAAAAAGGCTATCGTTCAGGAACTGAAAATGTACCTGCCATCGCTGGCTTAGCACAAGCAGTAAAAGAAATCTATGAAAATCATGATGAAAAAGTTGCAAAACTATATGAGTTAAAGCAACATTTTATAGAAGAAGTAAGTAGTATTGAAGATACAACGGTAAATGCAATCTTTGCAGATCAAAGTGACCTAAGTTTAGAAGAGCGAATCCGTAAGACAGCACCTCATGTTGTAAGTGTAAGTTTTGCAGGAATTCGAAGCGAAGTATTGCTTCATGCACTGGAAGATAAAGGCGTTTATGTATCTGCTGGTTCTGCATGTGCGTCAAACCATCCAAGCCTTAGCGGAAGCTTACAAGCAATTGGATTAGAAGGCACTTTATTAGAATCAACGTTACGTTTTAGCTTTTCTATCAATACAACGATGGAAGAAATCGATTATGCCATTACGGTATTAAAGGATGTAGTGCCAAAATTAAGACGTTACACAAGAAAGTAATAATTCGAATATTTAATTACATTAAATATTTATAGCTATAAGAATAACAGGAAAATCCATGATAGATTGCAGGATTCATTGCGTGTACTTTGTACACAAGCAACAAAAGAAAATAAAATGAAACAGTTACGCAAGAGATTAAAAAAGATTGCGTCATATTAGGAGGAAAACATGTATAAGGCGTTTTTAATAAAATATGCTGAAATTGGTATTAAGGGAAAGAATCGCTATGTATTTGAAAATGCATTACGTGATCAAATTAAGTTCAATCTAGATAAACTTGGAGAATATCACGTAAGCAAAGAATCTGGTCGAATCTTTGTTGAATGCCCAGACGATTATGATTATGAAGAGACCGTAGAAGCACTTAAAAAAGTATTTGGTGTATGGGGAATCTGTCCAGTTGTAGTAATTGATGAAACAGATTGGGAAACAATAACTACTAAAGTTGGTGAATATGTAGACCAATTTTATGAAGATAAAAACATTACATTTAAGGTGGAAGCAAAACGTTCCAACAAGCAATATCCAATGACTTCCCCTGAAATCTGTGTGGAAATGGGTTCTTATTTATTAAATAAATTCCCTACTATGAAAGTAGACGTTCATAACCCACAGGCAAGAATCACAGTAGAGGTTAGAAATAAAGCATATGTATACTCACATATCATTCCAGGACCAGGAGGAATGCCAGTTGGTACAAATGGTAAGGCTATGTTACTCTTATCCGGTGGTATCGATAGCCCAGTTGCTGGATATATGATTTCCAAACGTGGAGTTAGCTTAGAAGCAACATACTTCCATGCGCCACCATATACTTCTGAACGTGCAAAACAAAAGGTTGTAGATTTAGCAAGAATTATTTCTGCATATACAGGACCAATTAAGCTTCATATTGTTAATTTTACAGATATTCAGCTTTATATCTATGAAAAATGCCCACATGAGGAATTAACAATTATTATGCGTCGTTACATGATGAAAATTGCTGAAAAAATCGCTGAAAAGAACAATTGTCTTGGTTTAATTACAGGAGAGAGCATCGGACAAGTAGCAAGCCAAACAATGCATTCCCTAGCGGCTACAAATGCTGTATGTACAATGCCAGTATATCGTCCATTAATCGGCTTTGATAAGCAAGAAATCATCGATGTATCTGAAAAGATTAAAACTTATGAGACGTCCATTTTACCTTACGAAGATTGTTGCACTATCTTTGTTGCGAAACATCCAACAACAAGACCAATTCTTAGTGTAATTGAAAAATCGGAAGAAAATTTAAGTGAAAACATCGACGCTTTATTAAAAGAAGCATTAGAAACAAAAGAAACTATCTTAGTTAAATAAGAGAGTTAAGACAATAAAAAAGCGTTTGTTATGTCACAAACAGCGACAGAACAAGCGCTTTTACTTATAGAAAAGTAAAAGATAGAGGATACAAAATGTATCCCCCAAAGTAACAAATACTATTCTACAATGTAAGGTTTTAATGTGTTAAGAATACTATCGATATCATCTTCACTATGTATATTTAAGTCAATAGATTTGGATAAATCTAAACTGAATATACCCATAATGGATTTTGCATCAATTACGTATCTGCCAGACACTAAATCAAAGTCAGCATCAAATCTAGTTACATCGTTAACGAAAGATTTAACCTTATCAATGGAATTTAATGATATTTTGACTGTTTTCATATGGAATTCCTCCTTATTTTGCTTTTCTAGATGGGGTACCTTTTTATACTTCTTAAATGACAAGATATAGGACACCCACTTACATGTATATACTACAATTTAGTGAATTAAAAGTCAATATACAAAGTATATAAATTATGTTAACACAAATTTACATGATTCACGAAAATTCAGCACTTTTTGTTGAATTTTAAGAGAAAGGATGATAGACGTGGAACAAAAAAATATAGATGGTAATATCAATGCCCAAAATAACATCAATTATAATCAAATTTCAAATAAAAGAGTCGCTTTTTTAACCCTTGGTTGTAAGGTTAACTCCTACGAAACAGAAGCGATGCAACAATTGTTTGTAGATGCAGGTGCAACGGTTGTAAACTTTAGCGATCCAGCAGATATTTACGTTGTAAACACATGTACCGTAACAAACATTGCAGATCGTAAATCCAGACAAATGCTTCATAAAGCTAAACACATGAATGAAGAAGCAATTGTTGTTGCAGTTGGCTGTTATGTACAAGCTGCAAAAGATGAGCTAGAAAGTGATAATAGCATTGATATTGTCATTGGAAATAACAGAAAGAGTGAAATTGTTTCCATTGTAAATTCATTTTATAATGAAACAGAAATCGCTTCTGTTGTTGATATTGCAGCAGAGAATGAATATGAAACTTTATCCTTAGCTACGGTATCTGAAAAAACACGTGCTTATATTAAAATACAAGATGGTTGTAACCAATTTTGTAGTTATTGCATTATCCCATATGCTAGAGGTCGTATCCGCAGCAGAGCGAAAGAAGATATTGTAGCGGAAGTTACACGCCTTACTGAAAAAGGATACAAAGAAATTGTACTTACAGGAATTCATCTATCTTCTTATGGCTTTGAAACAAAATCAGTAAAAGAACAAGCTTCTTTACAAGCGGATGATGGAAAATCACCATTGCTTGAACTTATTATTTCATTAAATCAAATTGAAGGATTAGAAAGAATTCGCTTTGGCTCCTTAGAACCAAGAATAATTACAGAAGATTTTGTGAAGACTTTAGCAGAGCAATCAAAAATTTGTCCTCATTTCCATCTTTCCTTACAAAGTGGTTGTTTAGAAACTCTAAAGAGAATGAATCGTAAATACACACCAGATCAGTATTATGAAAAATGTACTTTATTACGTAAGTATTTTAAAGATCCTGCAATTACTACTGATGTAATTGTTGGTTTTCCTGGTGAAACAGTAGAAGAGTTTGAAGAAACTAAGTCTTTCTTAAAAAAGGTTGCTTTTGCACAAATGCATGTGTTTAAATACTCTAAACGTAAGGGTACAAATGCAGAATCCATGCCAAATCAGGTTGCTGACCAGGATAAGAGCAAACGTAGCGAAGAGTTAATTCATTTAGAAGAAGAAATGAGAAGAAATTACCGCGAACAATTTATTGGTCAAAGTGATGAAATTTTAGTAGAAGAACAAATTACTATTGATGGTGAAACTTATTCTGTTGGGCATAATAAACGCTATATAAGATGTATTATTAAGACATCAAAAGATTTAACAAACCAAATTATAAAAGTTAAAATAATTGGTCAATATGACAAAGATACTATGCTAACAGAAATATTAGATTGATATTTCAAAACATTTGTATTATTATATAGGTAAGAGGTAGAAGTCGTAGATACATCTAATATTAATGTTAAGTTGAGAGAATCTAGCGAACTGAACAAAGAGGAATTCTTATGTACAGCCTTGCTAGATTCTTAGACTGTAAAGTAAGAAGGGCGTGAGAGTATATGCAAGAGATGAACAATACACAGTATTTCAAGGTAGCGAAAGAACCTGAGATATTTATTAAAGAAGTGCTTGACCTTGTCTATCTTGCCTTAACGGAAAAAGGATACAATCCAGTAAATCAGATTGTAGGATATGTAATGTCTGGAGATCCGACATACATAACGAACCATAGAGGTGCTAGAAGCTTAATTATGAAAGTAGAACGTGACGAAATAATTGAGGAACTATTAAAGGATTATATCGAGAACCATTTAAAGTAATCATGTAAAGGTTGGAAGTTTAAATTTATGAGAATTATGGGATTGGATTATGGCTCTATGACCGTTGGAGTTGCAATTAGCGATGAATTGTTAATTACTGCTCAAGGAATAGAGACCATAAGAAGGAAACAAGAAACAAAGTTAAGGCAGACCTTAGCTCGTATTGAGGAGTTAATTAAAGAATACCAAGTAGAAAAAATTGTTCTTGGATATCCTAAGAACATGAATAATACCATTGGTGAACGTGCACTAAAATCAGAAGAATTTGCAGAACATTTAACGAGAAGAACTGGACTTCCTGTACAATTATGGGATGAACGTTTAACAACCGTATCTGCACATCAGATTTTAGATCAGGGTAACGTTGGTTTAAAAAAGAGGATGGAAGTTGTGGATAAGATAGCAGCAGTGTTTATATTACAAAGCTATCTTGACTATCTTTCAAATCAGGGACATGATAATATAGTATAGACTTGGTCTGTTATAGTAGGAAAGGGTATTCATGGAGAATAAGAACGATAATATTGTAAGTTTTTTCACAGAGGATAATGAAGAGGTTAAATTTCGTGTAATTGAAGAAACTAAGTTAAATGGAGTT
This window contains:
- the dnaJ gene encoding molecular chaperone DnaJ; protein product: MADKRDYYEVLGVPKSASDDDIKKAYRKLAKKYHPDANPGDKEAEAKFKEASEAYAVLSDADKKRQYDQFGHAAFEQGGGAGGFDFSGDMGDIFGDIFGDLFGGGRTRRANNGPMKGANLRTGVRITFEEAVFGCEKELDLTLKDECNTCHGTGAKPGSHPETCSKCGGKGQVVFTQQSLFGMVRNVQTCPDCQGTGKIIKEKCSDCYGTGYVSNRKKIQVSIPAGIDNGQSIRIRGKGEPGTNGGERGDLLVEVSVSRHPIFQRQEYDIYSTAPMSFAQAALGGDVKISTVDGDVLYEVKPGTQTDTKVRLRGKGVPTLRNKNVRGDHYVTLVVQVPTKLTSEQKDLIKKLDESFTGKKDSDKKHDENEEGKKKKFFGK
- the prmA gene encoding 50S ribosomal protein L11 methyltransferase, which encodes MKWKKLTLETTTEAVDLVSSMLDEIGIQGIEIEDKVPITEEEKQRMFIDILPELGPDDGVANVNFYLDVEEDENEIILKVKEGLEELSAFVNIGSGEIKASETEDKDWMNNWKEFFKPFRVDDTIVIKPTWETLSEVKDTDLVIEIDPGTAFGTGSHETTKLCILNMKKYMKPGDNLLDLGCGSGILSIIGMKLGAKLAVATDIDENAVNASVENAEVNHLNVKRLEESDTVLRNEGLLELLDGNVIDDANLRKNIGQNCYDVVVSNILADVIIPLSDVVAEFMKPDGVWISSGIIDMKEEEVKQALDKNGFDIVEVTKMGDWVSIVAKVRK
- a CDS encoding 4Fe-4S dicluster domain-containing protein, with amino-acid sequence MTVQKRKRYATVNIKQCVACGSCIKVCPRNAITVPKGIYADIDTSKCIGCGLCAKACPASVISIITTSVESEEAHEN
- a CDS encoding 4Fe-4S binding protein — translated: MKTKKKWYDYLWILSTIYLILGFVNILFAWIGLICFFVPLGISIVKGNKSYCNKYCGRGQLFDLLGNKLKLSRKKDIPGFLKSHWFRYGFLIFFLTMFINMLFTTYLVFAGQNGVSEVVKLLWTFKMPWHFAYHGTVFAPWVAQFAFGFYSVMLTSTVLGLITMFLYKPRSWCVYCPMGTMTQGICKLKNR
- a CDS encoding alpha/beta hydrolase, whose translation is MKRKAIIVAGIAGALGMWFHHRDKKYPLAKGYYLLNKFSIPGKLLTLSNTKLANKILSKGGLPKTPKDIHREIHYISTEGEEKIPLCIYKPKDMNENMPCLIYFHGGGFLLKDAGYIYRHVCEYARKAKCMVVFVHYRTSDEYPFPIPFDDCCSAIQYVWKHAKQLGVNNKKIALGGDSAGGALTGACTLWCRDETDIQICYQMLIYPVTDSRMETETMKRYVDSPLWNASLSKKMWDLYLRNGVTKKKEYASPMLAEDFSRLPPAYIETSQFDSLHDEGVAYAKSLMGAGVKVQLEDVKGVFHGYDVFLNTDITKKMIEKRSQALHAAFYEKSEDGRVND
- a CDS encoding 16S rRNA (uracil(1498)-N(3))-methyltransferase, encoding MYRFYVENENIKEKEILITGSDVNHIKNVLRMRIGEKLVICNGQGKDFYCIIADMSSDCIRVEIQGEEETASELKTKLYLFQGLPKKDKMELIIQKAVELGVYEIIPVITKRTIVKIEDKKKEQKKMERWQSISLSAAKQSMRGLIPTIKEPMSYKEALKYAKSLDASVIPFEHAEGMEATKSLIKQMKGKQSVGIFIGPEGGFEDEEIENAISEGIAPITLGKRILRTETAGLAILSILMYELEEDN
- a CDS encoding cysteine desulfurase family protein, translated to MEAYLDNAATTKVSSSVKDIMVEALEINYGNPSSMHRKGIEAENYIKEAKDIIAKTIKVDPKEIIFTSGGTESNNFALIGAALANARAGKHIITTRFEHPSVHNPLLALEDMGFRISFIPVDHNGLIDMEYLLNEICDETIIVSIMYVNNEVGAIQDIASIAKQIKNKKSDIIFHVDAIQGFGKFKIYPKRENIDMMSVSGHKIHGPKGSGFLYIKDKLKIKPIIHGGGQQKGYRSGTENVPAIAGLAQAVKEIYENHDEKVAKLYELKQHFIEEVSSIEDTTVNAIFADQSDLSLEERIRKTAPHVVSVSFAGIRSEVLLHALEDKGVYVSAGSACASNHPSLSGSLQAIGLEGTLLESTLRFSFSINTTMEEIDYAITVLKDVVPKLRRYTRK
- the thiI gene encoding tRNA uracil 4-sulfurtransferase ThiI; protein product: MYKAFLIKYAEIGIKGKNRYVFENALRDQIKFNLDKLGEYHVSKESGRIFVECPDDYDYEETVEALKKVFGVWGICPVVVIDETDWETITTKVGEYVDQFYEDKNITFKVEAKRSNKQYPMTSPEICVEMGSYLLNKFPTMKVDVHNPQARITVEVRNKAYVYSHIIPGPGGMPVGTNGKAMLLLSGGIDSPVAGYMISKRGVSLEATYFHAPPYTSERAKQKVVDLARIISAYTGPIKLHIVNFTDIQLYIYEKCPHEELTIIMRRYMMKIAEKIAEKNNCLGLITGESIGQVASQTMHSLAATNAVCTMPVYRPLIGFDKQEIIDVSEKIKTYETSILPYEDCCTIFVAKHPTTRPILSVIEKSEENLSENIDALLKEALETKETILVK
- a CDS encoding HPr family phosphocarrier protein, with product MKTVKISLNSIDKVKSFVNDVTRFDADFDLVSGRYVIDAKSIMGIFSLDLSKSIDLNIHSEDDIDSILNTLKPYIVE
- the mtaB gene encoding tRNA (N(6)-L-threonylcarbamoyladenosine(37)-C(2))-methylthiotransferase MtaB — its product is MEQKNIDGNINAQNNINYNQISNKRVAFLTLGCKVNSYETEAMQQLFVDAGATVVNFSDPADIYVVNTCTVTNIADRKSRQMLHKAKHMNEEAIVVAVGCYVQAAKDELESDNSIDIVIGNNRKSEIVSIVNSFYNETEIASVVDIAAENEYETLSLATVSEKTRAYIKIQDGCNQFCSYCIIPYARGRIRSRAKEDIVAEVTRLTEKGYKEIVLTGIHLSSYGFETKSVKEQASLQADDGKSPLLELIISLNQIEGLERIRFGSLEPRIITEDFVKTLAEQSKICPHFHLSLQSGCLETLKRMNRKYTPDQYYEKCTLLRKYFKDPAITTDVIVGFPGETVEEFEETKSFLKKVAFAQMHVFKYSKRKGTNAESMPNQVADQDKSKRSEELIHLEEEMRRNYREQFIGQSDEILVEEQITIDGETYSVGHNKRYIRCIIKTSKDLTNQIIKVKIIGQYDKDTMLTEILD
- a CDS encoding IreB family regulatory phosphoprotein; the encoded protein is MQEMNNTQYFKVAKEPEIFIKEVLDLVYLALTEKGYNPVNQIVGYVMSGDPTYITNHRGARSLIMKVERDEIIEELLKDYIENHLK
- the ruvX gene encoding Holliday junction resolvase RuvX codes for the protein MRIMGLDYGSMTVGVAISDELLITAQGIETIRRKQETKLRQTLARIEELIKEYQVEKIVLGYPKNMNNTIGERALKSEEFAEHLTRRTGLPVQLWDERLTTVSAHQILDQGNVGLKKRMEVVDKIAAVFILQSYLDYLSNQGHDNIV